From Flavipsychrobacter sp., a single genomic window includes:
- a CDS encoding porin family protein — translation MKKALVLSILVAISTCALAQTYEYGPAVPAKSGLDVGKMRFGLFLAPNISWMKPTASKSNDGLYLVNSEGSKLGYSWGLMADYFFSENYGIATGFQLNTTGGKIQANYNTNNTSNISPNQLVKAAYFDYKLQYLEVPFGLKLMSDNLSGGIRVFGNIGVTLGINISKKVTYDVTYTDTMTSGGQLVTVDRNLTGENEKLKGGLSITPVLLQMNLGAGIEYQITDKLSFYTGLFFNNGFTPDVTNPKEINMGYKGNFSDANTRLNNMSLRIGMYF, via the coding sequence ATGAAAAAAGCATTAGTTCTATCCATTCTAGTAGCTATAAGTACATGTGCTTTAGCACAAACATATGAATATGGTCCGGCTGTGCCTGCAAAATCGGGGCTAGATGTTGGTAAAATGCGTTTTGGACTTTTCCTTGCTCCAAATATCTCTTGGATGAAACCTACAGCATCTAAGAGTAATGATGGACTTTACTTGGTAAATAGTGAGGGCAGTAAACTTGGCTACTCTTGGGGGTTAATGGCTGATTATTTCTTTTCAGAGAACTATGGTATCGCCACGGGCTTCCAACTAAACACTACAGGAGGGAAAATACAAGCTAATTATAATACTAATAATACCTCCAACATATCGCCTAACCAATTGGTAAAGGCGGCCTACTTCGATTACAAACTACAGTATCTGGAAGTTCCATTTGGGCTGAAGTTAATGAGCGATAACTTATCAGGCGGCATAAGAGTATTTGGTAACATCGGCGTTACACTTGGTATTAATATCTCTAAAAAAGTAACTTATGATGTTACCTACACAGATACTATGACAAGCGGAGGCCAACTTGTAACTGTAGACAGAAACCTTACTGGGGAGAACGAGAAATTAAAAGGAGGACTATCTATTACTCCTGTTCTTCTTCAAATGAACCTTGGCGCAGGTATAGAATATCAGATCACCGACAAACTTAGCTTTTATACAGGTTTGTTTTTCAACAACGGTTTTACTCCTGATGTAACAAACCCTAAGGAAATAAACATGGGCTATAAAGGCAACTTCTCTGATGCTAACACTCGCCTCAATAATATGTCCTTGAGAATAGGAATGTACTTCTAA